AACTAGATGTTGTGACAATCTCGGGTTCGAGATGCACCAATGTTGCTCAAAGTGCTGAAGCGGCGCGGCACGGCGCGGCAAGGCGTGGACGGTCGGTTGCTTGTCGCGGCGGTCGTTCTCTTGGCGCTTGCCAATGAGTTGTTTCCGTTGCCGCTGGCCCATGCCGCGCGCGCGGATCGGCCGCCGAACATCGTCGTCGTTTTAGCCGACGACCTCGGCTGGGCCGATCTAGGGTGTTACGGCGCTGACTTGCACGAGACGCCTCACTTGGATCGGCTGGCCCGCGAGGGGGTGCGGTTCACCGACGCTTACGCCATGAGCGTCTGCACGCCGACGCGCGCTTGTTTGATGACTGGCAAGCACGCGGCCCGCTTGGGCATGACCATCTGGGCCGAGGCCGCCTTCGAGCCGCCCAAACCGCAACGGCTCATTCCGCCGCCGGCCGAGCATAACTTGTCCCGCACCGAAACGACGATCGCGTCGCGCTTGCAGCAGGCCGGCTATCTGACCGCGCTCGTCGGCAAATGGCACCTCGGCGATCCGCTTCACTATCCCGAGACGCACGGGTTCGACATCAACATCGGCGGCACCTTGTGGGGTGCGCCCCAGACGTTCTTCTACCCGTACCGTGGGCAGGGGATGTACGGCAACGAGTATCGCTACGTGCCCCATTTGGAATTCGGCAAGCCGGGGGAATACCTGACCGACCGGCTGACCGACGAGGCGTTGCATGTGATCGATCGCGCCGGCGACCAGCCCTTCTTGCTGTACCTGGCCCATCACGCGCCGCACACGCCCATCGAAGCCAAGCCGGCCGACGTGTCGTACTTTCAGGCCAAAGTGCGCCCCGACATGAAGCACCGTCACGCCACGTACGCCGCGATGATCAAGAGTCTGGACGAAAGCGTCGGCCGCGTGATGGATCGCTTGGAAAAGCGCGGCCTGGCCGACAACACGTTGATCCTGTTTACCAGCGACAACGGTGGCTACGTCGGCCGCGAGCGCCGCGACGCCGTGCCGGTGACCGACAACGCGCCGCTGCGCTCGGGCAAGGGTTCGCTCTATGAAGGGGGCGTGCGTGTGCCGTTGATCGTCCGCTGGCCGGGGGTCACGCCCGCCGGCGCTGTCAGCACGACGCCGGTCGTGACGATGGACTTGCCGTGCACGTTGGCCACGGCGGCCCGCTTGCCGCCGGCGAAGGATGCGGTGACCGACGGACTCGATCTGACGCCGGTGCTGAAGGAGCCGACACAGCAGCTGGCGCGCGAGGCGCTCTATTTCCATTACCCCCACTACTATCACACCACGTCGCCGGCCAGCGCGGTCCGCGCCGGCACGTGGAAGCTGATCGAGTACTTCGAGGACGGGCGGTTGGAGTTGTACGACTTGGCCAGTGACCTGGGGGAACAAAAGAACCTGGCCGCCGATCAACCCGAGCGCGCCAAGGAACTGAAGGCGCAACTAGCCGCGTGGCGCGAATCGATCGGCGCGCGGTTGCCGACGGTAAACCCCGACTTCAAGCCGAAGCAACCGCCGAAGGGGAAATAGAATTTCCACTGGATTACCCAACGGGTCGGGAATCGAATCATGACAAAACGCCTGATTACGGCCGCGATTCTGCCATGCGTCTTTATTTGGGGGTGCGATCGGTCAACGGTCGAAAGACCGGCACATTCAGCCGACCCGCCGATCGAACAGGCGTCCTCCAATCTTAGGCAGTTCACACGCACGCTTTTTCCTTATCACGACGGTCGTGCTTGGGGATATATGAATCGCGAGGGGAAGACTGTCATTGCCCCTGAATTTGGCGGCCCTGGTGATTTTTTCGATGACGTAGCGGTGACCGAGAAAGGCGGTGTCAAAGGTCTGCTTAACTCGTCAGGTGAATTCTTGGCCGTGCCGGAATACGACAGGATCTATCGCGTTTCAAACGGTCGAGCGCGTGTTGCCAAGCGGCAGAACGAGCTGAAGATGTTTGTCGGTAATTTCGAGCGGTTCTCGTTTGTTGGATTGGATGGGAAGCAAATATCAACAGAGTGGTTTGACGTTGCCGGCGACTTCTCTGAAGGCTTGGCGAGGGTGAATCAAGGGGCTCGTGTCTTTCGCGGCGATGTCAAGGGAGGCAAGTGGGGCTATATCAACACCTCTGGCAAGGTTGCGATCGAACTTCAGTTCGAAGACGTGGGCGATTTTTTCGAGGGTCTCGCTCGCGCGAAGAAAGACGGCAAATGGGGATTCATTGATCGAACCGGAAGTTTTCAGATTAATCCTCAGTATCCGTACGTAGGAGACTTTTCCGAAGGGCTTGCTGCTGTCGACGATGTACTATTGATTCGAAACTCGCCGTTGCGCGACTGCCGGTATATCGATCAGCACGGCAATGTGAAAATCGCGGGCCCATTCGCAAACGGATACGAGTTTTCCGAGGGCAGAGCCGTTGTAACGGACAATGGTGGACCAGAGGGCGAGATGTACTACATCGACCACGACGGGAAGGTCGTGATCAGTTTGGGCTTGGAAATCGCCTTAGAGTTTTCGGACGGGTTGGCGTGCGTGTGGAAGGACGAGAAGTGGGGATTCATCGACCGCGATGGCAGATGGGTAATGGAGCCCCAGTTTGAAAACAGATCTGAGTTCGTCGGCGGGCTCGCCTCCGTGGATGGGCGAGGAGGATCCTGGTACATCGACAAAACAAACAAACGGATCCGCGAGAGATAGTATTGGTCCTTTTCTTTCTTCTACGTCCGTCGTGGCTCCGTGCCTCCGTGGCGAAAAAGTGCTGCAATTCGCGGGGAAGGCGGCCCCTGGGCTTGGGCCGATTCGGCCGGGTAGAATGGAGCCATGCGCCCCATCCTCGACCTTTCCTTCGACGACCTCAAAGCCTGGCTTGCCG
Above is a genomic segment from Planctomycetota bacterium containing:
- a CDS encoding WG repeat-containing protein; the protein is MTKRLITAAILPCVFIWGCDRSTVERPAHSADPPIEQASSNLRQFTRTLFPYHDGRAWGYMNREGKTVIAPEFGGPGDFFDDVAVTEKGGVKGLLNSSGEFLAVPEYDRIYRVSNGRARVAKRQNELKMFVGNFERFSFVGLDGKQISTEWFDVAGDFSEGLARVNQGARVFRGDVKGGKWGYINTSGKVAIELQFEDVGDFFEGLARAKKDGKWGFIDRTGSFQINPQYPYVGDFSEGLAAVDDVLLIRNSPLRDCRYIDQHGNVKIAGPFANGYEFSEGRAVVTDNGGPEGEMYYIDHDGKVVISLGLEIALEFSDGLACVWKDEKWGFIDRDGRWVMEPQFENRSEFVGGLASVDGRGGSWYIDKTNKRIRER
- a CDS encoding sulfatase, whose product is MLLKVLKRRGTARQGVDGRLLVAAVVLLALANELFPLPLAHAARADRPPNIVVVLADDLGWADLGCYGADLHETPHLDRLAREGVRFTDAYAMSVCTPTRACLMTGKHAARLGMTIWAEAAFEPPKPQRLIPPPAEHNLSRTETTIASRLQQAGYLTALVGKWHLGDPLHYPETHGFDINIGGTLWGAPQTFFYPYRGQGMYGNEYRYVPHLEFGKPGEYLTDRLTDEALHVIDRAGDQPFLLYLAHHAPHTPIEAKPADVSYFQAKVRPDMKHRHATYAAMIKSLDESVGRVMDRLEKRGLADNTLILFTSDNGGYVGRERRDAVPVTDNAPLRSGKGSLYEGGVRVPLIVRWPGVTPAGAVSTTPVVTMDLPCTLATAARLPPAKDAVTDGLDLTPVLKEPTQQLAREALYFHYPHYYHTTSPASAVRAGTWKLIEYFEDGRLELYDLASDLGEQKNLAADQPERAKELKAQLAAWRESIGARLPTVNPDFKPKQPPKGK